A genomic segment from Polyangium mundeleinium encodes:
- a CDS encoding tetratricopeptide repeat protein, whose product MRAVVSPLFSLFALLSACGGGPSAQQEPAKAPVVEMGAGSDAPPLSAQGPEDDGDAEPRAANDAEALDTCIEHMRDGRGLPERAKGSPEASQYAQTHAAERAGKLDDAKKGYLKLVQQYPESLYMPLVFFAFGELFFKDGQKDPIKLDFAEQSYVEVLNFPMPNNTAWIAANFRLAEVYRQKGEHPQALSSLKKVAEAAAKEPGAPCAASLAAPGRARLVAVYADAGRPSAAFDFFKTASGDKGDERTNAIAMVASLAELYVQQQKHDDAATALLTVNARFYDAAYCRREGQLVTKLGPSLTATRRDELARAHSLHCVAR is encoded by the coding sequence ATGCGCGCCGTCGTCTCGCCCCTCTTCTCGCTTTTCGCCCTTCTTTCCGCGTGTGGCGGAGGGCCCTCCGCGCAGCAGGAGCCGGCGAAGGCGCCTGTCGTCGAGATGGGCGCGGGTTCCGACGCGCCGCCCTTGTCTGCGCAGGGACCCGAGGACGACGGGGACGCCGAGCCGCGCGCCGCGAACGACGCCGAGGCCCTCGACACCTGTATCGAGCACATGCGGGACGGCCGGGGTTTGCCCGAGCGCGCGAAGGGCTCGCCCGAAGCCTCGCAATATGCCCAGACCCACGCCGCCGAGCGGGCGGGCAAGCTGGACGATGCGAAGAAAGGGTACCTGAAGCTCGTCCAGCAATATCCGGAATCGCTCTACATGCCGCTCGTCTTTTTCGCGTTCGGCGAGCTCTTTTTCAAGGACGGCCAAAAGGACCCCATCAAGCTCGATTTCGCGGAGCAGTCGTACGTCGAAGTGCTCAATTTTCCCATGCCGAACAACACCGCCTGGATCGCGGCGAACTTCCGGCTCGCCGAGGTCTACCGGCAAAAAGGCGAACACCCGCAGGCGCTTTCCTCGCTGAAGAAGGTCGCCGAAGCCGCGGCGAAAGAGCCGGGCGCGCCATGCGCGGCCTCGCTCGCCGCCCCCGGACGCGCGCGCCTCGTCGCCGTGTATGCCGACGCGGGCCGGCCGAGCGCCGCGTTCGATTTCTTCAAGACGGCGAGCGGCGACAAGGGAGACGAACGCACGAATGCCATCGCGATGGTCGCCTCGCTCGCAGAGCTCTACGTCCAGCAGCAGAAACACGACGACGCAGCGACGGCGCTGCTCACCGTGAATGCGAGGTTTTACGACGCGGCATATTGCCGGCGGGAGGGCCAGCTCGTCACGAAGCTCGGGCCCTCGCTCACGGCGACGCGCCGGGACGAGCTCGCCCGCGCGCATTCGCTCCATTGCGTCGCGCGGTGA
- a CDS encoding class I SAM-dependent methyltransferase — MPCHSEAMQQPSRTARMVAALRARATERETPLCDDPFARTLAGTRGFEDAARYEQGYPHIELFVALRTALFDRETRRWLARGCTQVVLLGAGLDTRAARLGQKGVRFFEVDHPTTQADKLARLSALPGYPFENATYVPCDFAVNDFVERLDSSGFRAELPALLIWEGVTYYLEEPAVRATLRRIAEKLHPSSVILFDHVGKRMGEGNVRDASSIAARDNVAEMGEPVVFGVDHVLPMLYEEGFRRARCASFDEIALNLTGTYDRARTFRFQHAVVASVAEDVWA, encoded by the coding sequence ATGCCCTGTCATTCTGAGGCGATGCAGCAGCCGAGCCGAACGGCGAGGATGGTGGCGGCGCTCCGAGCACGAGCGACGGAGCGGGAAACGCCGCTCTGCGACGATCCGTTCGCCCGCACGCTCGCCGGGACCCGCGGGTTCGAGGACGCGGCGCGTTACGAGCAGGGGTACCCGCATATCGAGCTCTTCGTGGCGCTGCGCACGGCGCTGTTCGACCGGGAGACGCGGCGCTGGCTCGCGCGAGGGTGTACCCAGGTGGTGCTGCTCGGCGCCGGGCTCGATACCCGCGCGGCGCGGCTCGGGCAGAAGGGCGTGCGGTTCTTCGAGGTGGATCACCCGACGACGCAGGCGGACAAACTCGCGCGTCTCTCCGCGCTGCCCGGGTATCCGTTCGAGAATGCGACGTACGTGCCCTGCGATTTCGCGGTGAACGATTTCGTGGAGCGGCTCGATTCGAGCGGGTTTCGCGCGGAACTCCCAGCGCTCCTGATCTGGGAAGGCGTGACGTATTACCTGGAAGAACCAGCCGTACGGGCGACGCTGCGGCGCATCGCCGAAAAGCTCCACCCGAGCTCGGTGATCCTCTTCGACCACGTGGGCAAACGCATGGGCGAAGGGAACGTGCGCGACGCGTCGTCGATCGCGGCGCGCGACAACGTCGCGGAGATGGGCGAGCCCGTGGTCTTCGGCGTCGATCACGTGCTGCCGATGCTCTACGAGGAAGGGTTTCGGCGCGCGCGATGCGCGTCGTTCGACGAGATCGCGCTGAACCTGACGGGGACGTACGACCGGGCGCGGACGTTCCGGTTCCAGCACGCGGTCGTGGCGAGCGTGGCCGAAGACGTGTGGGCGTGA
- a CDS encoding alpha/beta hydrolase fold domain-containing protein, giving the protein MPLPFLLPSPVLFLMAAAVGAMFTLNALRPARKFWPLVGAGFFASWLTGELAAHHLFWQVVATALFVWAGGLDGWPGWVALLIVSMSWIGLVRIVIDARKARDVTESALREGLGTTYRSVIPEEISAHVDDHFSLRQRLFPLPVLDGRVEVVRNIVFSRAGGVELRLDVYRPRGNTKPRPTVLFVHGGAWVIGSKDDQGKPLAYRLAAHGWVVVSANYRLSPRFTFPDHLIDVKSAIRWIREHGKEYGADPSFLVITGGSAGGHLAALATLTPNDPRYQPGFEDVDTRVQACVPFYGVYDFTDRRGIWRGTLLRTILEKSVMKKRLDEDHAAFEAASPMSLVRKDAPPFFVVHGDRDSLVPVQEARLFVELLRAESRAPVLYAELPGAQHAFEVFPSERTGHALAAVERFLAYQWSQHRREVAGAESAEEKRPARVLGEAEGATSAA; this is encoded by the coding sequence GTGCCCCTGCCCTTCCTGCTTCCCTCGCCGGTGCTCTTCCTGATGGCCGCAGCCGTCGGGGCGATGTTCACGCTCAACGCGCTTCGGCCCGCCCGGAAGTTCTGGCCGCTGGTCGGCGCGGGGTTTTTCGCGTCGTGGCTGACGGGCGAGCTCGCGGCGCACCACCTGTTCTGGCAGGTCGTCGCGACGGCGCTCTTCGTGTGGGCCGGCGGGCTCGACGGCTGGCCCGGCTGGGTCGCGCTGCTCATCGTGTCGATGTCGTGGATCGGGCTCGTGCGGATCGTGATCGACGCACGCAAGGCGCGCGACGTGACGGAGTCGGCGCTGCGCGAGGGGCTCGGGACAACGTATCGAAGCGTGATCCCCGAGGAGATCAGCGCGCACGTCGACGATCACTTCTCGCTGCGGCAACGCCTCTTCCCGCTGCCCGTGCTCGACGGCCGCGTGGAGGTCGTGCGCAACATCGTCTTCTCGCGCGCAGGCGGCGTGGAGCTGCGGCTCGACGTCTACCGGCCGCGCGGCAACACGAAACCACGCCCGACGGTGCTGTTCGTGCACGGCGGAGCGTGGGTGATCGGGAGCAAGGACGACCAGGGCAAACCCCTCGCGTACCGGCTCGCCGCGCACGGGTGGGTCGTGGTGTCGGCGAACTACCGGCTCTCGCCGCGCTTCACGTTCCCGGATCATCTGATCGACGTGAAGAGCGCGATCCGCTGGATCCGCGAGCACGGCAAGGAGTACGGGGCGGACCCGAGCTTCCTCGTGATCACGGGCGGCTCGGCGGGCGGTCACCTCGCGGCGCTCGCCACGCTCACGCCAAACGATCCGCGCTACCAGCCGGGCTTCGAAGACGTGGACACGCGCGTGCAAGCCTGCGTGCCGTTCTACGGGGTCTACGACTTCACGGACCGGCGCGGGATCTGGCGGGGTACGCTCCTGCGGACGATCCTCGAAAAGAGCGTGATGAAGAAGCGGCTCGACGAGGATCACGCGGCGTTCGAGGCGGCCTCGCCGATGAGCCTGGTGCGCAAGGACGCGCCGCCGTTCTTCGTGGTCCACGGCGATCGCGATTCGCTCGTGCCCGTGCAGGAGGCGCGGCTCTTCGTGGAGCTCTTGCGCGCCGAGAGCCGCGCGCCGGTGCTCTACGCGGAGCTGCCGGGCGCGCAGCACGCCTTCGAGGTGTTCCCCTCGGAGCGCACGGGGCACGCGCTCGCCGCGGTCGAGCGGTTCCTTGCGTACCAGTGGTCGCAACATCGCCGCGAGGTCGCGGGCGCCGAGAGCGCTGAGGAGAAGCGCCCGGCGCGCGTGCTCGGCGAGGCCGAGGGCGCGACGTCGGCCGCCTAG
- a CDS encoding TlpA family protein disulfide reductase → MPTPASAPSDGKVRSWVFAGLLGLGALVVLSLLPRVVGGGSPFEGKPAPDAVFAVAANGDPGARMQLESLKGHPVVLDFWATWCGPCAAQAPILDRIARRYEKQGLIVLGVNAHDPPAKAKSYAEKKGLSYPIVIDAGQEAAQAYDVQNLPSLVVIDREGRVVRYMTGLVDEASLDEIVAATL, encoded by the coding sequence GTGCCGACGCCCGCCTCCGCTCCCTCCGACGGCAAAGTTCGCTCCTGGGTGTTCGCGGGCCTTCTCGGCCTGGGCGCGCTCGTGGTGCTTTCTCTGCTGCCGCGCGTCGTCGGCGGGGGGAGCCCGTTCGAGGGCAAGCCGGCGCCTGACGCGGTCTTCGCGGTCGCGGCGAACGGCGATCCCGGGGCGCGCATGCAGCTCGAGAGCCTCAAGGGTCACCCGGTGGTCCTGGACTTCTGGGCGACCTGGTGTGGCCCGTGCGCCGCGCAGGCCCCGATCCTCGACCGCATCGCGCGAAGGTACGAAAAACAAGGCCTCATCGTGCTCGGCGTGAACGCGCACGACCCGCCCGCGAAGGCGAAGAGTTATGCGGAAAAGAAGGGACTTTCGTACCCCATCGTGATCGACGCGGGCCAGGAGGCGGCGCAGGCGTACGACGTGCAGAACCTGCCGAGCCTCGTGGTGATCGATCGCGAGGGCCGCGTCGTTCGGTACATGACGGGCCTCGTGGACGAGGCCTCGCTCGACGAGATCGTGGCGGCGACGCTGTAG